GCGAAAGTTATTGTTTAGCGGAGCCACCCCAACCGGTCGCTGCCCGGTTCGTAACGCTGGAGAGATCGCCCACGATGACAATTTCGGGAGAACGTCTCGATGCTGTCGTTGCTGAGGCGGCGGCGGGCAACCGGGACGCTCTCCGGGAGGTGCTGGAAATCATCCGTCCGATCGTCGTGCGGTACTGCCGCGCGAGGATCGGAACGGCTGAGCGCAGCGGCCTTTCGGCAGACGACATTGCGCAGGAGGTGTGCTTGGCCGCCATGACGGCGCTGCCGCGCTACAAGGACCAGGGACGTCCGTTCCTGGCCTTCGTGTACGGCATTGCTGCCCACAAGGTCGCCGACGCTCATCGCGCCGCTGCCAGGAATCGCTCCGACCCGATGGATGTGGTGCCGGAGCGGATCTCCCACGAGGCCGGACCGGAGCAGATGGTGCTGGACGCTGAGGCGTCGGCTCGGATGGAGAAGCTGTTGTCGGTGCTGCCGGAGAAGCAGCGCGAGATCCTGATCCTGCGCGTGATCGTGGGCATGAGTGCCGAGGAGACGGCCGCGGCGGTGGGCAGCACCGCCGGAGCGGTGCGGGTCGCCCAGCACCGGGCATTGGCGCGATTGAAGCAGGAGATCATCGCGGCGAGGCACGGCTATGCCTGATTTCGGACGCTGGACGGGCAACGGCGGCGATCCGTCGTTGAACGAGATCAACCGCACCGACCGGTTCCTCGATGCGCTGGCCGACGAGCAGCCGGTGTACGCCACCGATCCCGGTGAGGCCGAGCTGGCGCAGCTGCTCGCCGGCTGGCGCGACGAGGTGCGCCGTGCGCCGCTGCGCCGGGCGCTGACACCGCGCGACGCGGTGATCGCCTTCGAGCAGGCCCGGGCCGCCCGGCGACGGACCCGGGCCTCGCTGGCGGTGATCGGGTCGACGGCGGCCGCGGTGCTGTGTCTCGGCGGTTTCGGCGCGATGGTCGCCGGCGCCGGGCCGGGCGACGCGCTGTACGGCCTGCGGACGGCGATCTTCGGCGAGCGGGCGAACGCCACCCGGGACGACGCCGTCGTGCTGGCCGCGCAGACGCAGCTGGCCGAGGTCCAGCAGCTCATCAGCGAGGGGCGGTGGGACGACGCGCAGCAGAAGCTGCAGACGCTGACCACCACCGTGGCGACCGTCACCGACGCCGAGCGCAAACAGGAACTCGTGAGCCAGTGGCAGGAGCTGACGGTCAAGGTGGAGGCCCAGGACCCGGCCGCCACCCTGCCGCCGGGCGCACCGCCGCCGGAGTTCCCCGAGCTGCCGGCTGTGGTGTTCGACACCACCCGGGTGGAGACCACCGAACCGCCGCGGGAGGATCCCGGACAGTCGGGCACGCCGGGCACCCGGCCCTCGGCCGAACCCCGCCCGACCGAGCCCGTGCCGACCGAACCGCTGCCGACGGAACCCCTGCCGAGCAGCGCGTTCCCATTGCCGACCGGTCCGCTGCCGACGAGGACGTTCCTGCCGACGCCGACCGGTCCGCTGCCGACATCGGTGCCGGCTCCGACGGCTCAGCTGCCCGCGCCCACCCCGACCGCGGTCCCGACCCCGACCGGTCCGCTGCCGACCTCGACCATGCCGCGGCCCACCCCGACCGAGGCGCCGGAGCCGACTGTGACGGTGCCGCGGCCCACGGTCACGTCCGCGCCGCCGCCCACGATCGTGCCGCCGGTGTCGAAGGTGCCGCTGCCCATGCCTCAGCCCACGCCGCCACCGGCGCCGAACACGACGATCAAGGTCGATCCCGAGATCGAACTGCCGATCCAGACCCGGATCCCGGTGCCGCCGACGATCATCACGCAGGGCCCGACGACCACGGTCGCGCCGGAGATGCCGCGATAGCTTCCGTCAGCGGAAGCTGTCCGGATCGGGGGTGGCCTCGTTGAGCGCCGCGTCGGCGTAGCCGCGGCAGTAGTCCCAGGTCACGTACGCGTCGGGTTGAGGGTCGTAGGCCGGTTCGTGCGGCCGGACGGTGCCGTCGACCAACAGCTGCAACAGGTTGGCGCGCAACATGTCCCAGTCGTGGTAGTGGTCCTGCTGGCATTCGTCGCAGGCGACCACCAGACCGCGAATACCCTTGTGCGCCAACAACGCCTCGTACACCGCGAGATCGGCCAGATCGGCCTCGACCGCGGCGCGTTCCTCCGGATCCAGCTGCTGACCCGGCTCGATGGCCTCGAGCGCGGCCGACGGGTCCCAGGGATCGTCAGCGAACGGATCGGGCGGCAATCCCGGTGGAAGTTGATCGCGCACGGCTCCACCCTACGCAGCGGGGTTGCTTCCGCGCCAGCGGTATCCGGTGCTGTGTCGTCGGCGTTTGCCCGCACCGGGCCCCGCGGGCGCGGCCGCGAGCCGCGTGTCACCGCGGAACCGGCGGTGCGCGCAGGGGGCCGCCGAGGGTGATACACGGGTGATATTGATCCAGCTCACACCCCGGTGCGCGGCGGTGCGCCGACGCGCCGCCTGGCACCGGAGTCGCTGTCGACGAGTCGATAAGATGGTCCTCTAACCGACGACTGCGCCTATCTTCGTCCGTCCCGGGAGGCCCCACCCATGTCGATCGCCGAGAGCAGCCTTCCCATGACCGTGCCGGTGCCCACCGGAGGCGATGATCCGACGAAGATCGCGATGTTGGGCCTGACCTTCGACGACGTGTTGCTGCTGCCGGCCGCGTCCGATGTGGTGCCCGCCGCCGCCGACACCTCCAGCCAGCTCACCCGCAGGATCCGGCTGAAGGTGCCGTTGGTCAGCTCGGCGATGGACACCGTCACCGAGTCGCGCATGGCGATCGCGATGGCCCGCGTCGGCGGGATGGGGGTGCTGCACCGCAATCTGCCGGTCGCCGAGCAGGCCAGCCAGGTCGAGACCGTCAAGCGGTCCGAGGCGGGGATGGTCACCGATCCGGTCACCTGCTCGCCGGACAACACGCTGGCCGAGGTCGACGCGATGTGCGCGCGGTTCCGCATCTCGGGGCTGCCGGTGGTCGACGACTCCGGCGCGCTGGTCGGCATCATCACCAACCGCGATATGCGGTTCGAGGTGGACAAGTCCAAACCGGTGTCGGAGGTGATGACCAAGGCGCCGCTGATCACCGCCCAGGAGGGGGTGTCGGCGGAGGCGGCGCTGGGGCTGTTGCGCCGGCACAAGATCGAGAAGCTGCCGATCGTCGACAACCACGGCAAGCTGGTCGGGCTGATCACCGTCAAGGACTTCGTCAAGACCGAGCAGTACCCGAACGCCACCAAGGACGCCGACGGGCGGTTGCTGGTGGGGGCCGCGGTCGGCGTCGGCGAGGACGCCTGGGCTCGGGCGATGACGCTGGTCGACGCGGGCGTGGACGTGCTGGTGGTCGACACCGCCCACGCGCACAACCGCGGGGTGCTCGACATGGTGCACCGGCTCAAGACCGCCGTCGGTGACCGGGTGGAGATCATCGGTGGCAACGTCGCGACCCGGGCCGCCGCGGCCGCTCTGGTCGAGGCGGGAGCGGATGCGGTCAAGGTGGGTGTCGGGCCGGGCTCGATCTGCACCACCCGGGTGGTCGCCGGTGTGGGCGCTCCGCAGATCACCGCGATCCTGGAGGCCGTGGCGGCGTGCAAACCGCACGGGGTGCCGGTGATCGCCGACGGCGGTCTGCAGTACTCCGGCGACATCGCCAAGGCACTGGCCGCCGGGGCGTCGACCGCGATGCTCGGGTCGCTGCTGGCCGGCACCGCCGAGTCGCCGGGCGAGCTGATCTACGTCAACGGCAAGCAGTACAAGAGCTACCGGGGCATGGGCTCGCTCGGGGCGATGGCCGGCCGGGCGGGCCAGAAGTCGTTCTCCAAGGACCGGTACTTCCAGGACGACGCCCTGAGCGAGGACAAGCTGGTGCCCGAGGGCATCGAGGGCCGGGTGCCGTTCCGCGGCCCGCTGGCGTCGGTCATCCACCAGCTCGTCGGCGGCCTGCGCGCGGCGATGGGCTACACCGGGTCAGCCACCATCGAGCAGCTGCAGCAGGCGCAGTTCGTTCAGATCACCGCGGCCGGGCTGAAGGAAAGCCATCCCCACGACATCACGATGACCGTGGAGGCCCCCAACTACTACGCCCGCTGACAGGGGGAAATCACGCCATGCGCGACATGGTCGAAATCGGCATGGGCAGAACCGCCCGGCGCACCTACGAACTCGACGACATCAACATCGTTCCGTCCCGGCGGACGCGGTCGTCGAAGGATGTCTCGACGGCCTGGCAGCTGGACGCCTACCGGTTCGAGATCCCCGTGGTCTCGCATCCCACCGACGCGCTGGTGTCGCCGGAGTTCGCGATCGAACTGGGGCGGCTGGGTGGTCTGGGCATCCTCAACGGGGAGGGGCTGATCGGCCGCCACGCCGATGTCGAGGACAAGATCGCCCAGGTGATCGAGGCCGCCGAGAAGGAACCCTCGGCGGCGATCCGGCTGCTGCAGCAGCTGCACGCCGCGCCGCTGGACCTGGAGCTGCTCGGGGAGGCCGTCGCCAAGGTCCGCGACGCCGGGGTGGTCACCGCGGTGCGGGTCAGCCCGCAGAACGCCCGGGCGCTGACCCCCGCGCTGATCGCGGCCGGCATCGACCTGCTGGTCATCCAGGGCACCATCGTGTCGGCCGAACGCGTCGCCAAGAACGACGACGGCGGTGAGCCGCTGAACCTCAAGACGTTCATCTCCGAGCTGGACGTGCCGGTGGTGGCCGGCGGTGTGCTCGACCACCGCACCGCGCTGCACCTGATGCGCACCGGGGCCGCCGGGGTGATCGTCGGCTACGGCTCCACCCAGGGGGTGACCACCAGCGACGAGGTGCTGGGCATCAGCGTGCCGATGGCCACCGCGATCGCCGACGCCGCGGCGGCACGGCGCGAGTACCTCGACGAGACCGGCGGGCGCTACGTGCATGTGCTCGCCGACGGCGACATCCACACCTCCGGCGATCTGGCCAAGGCGATCGCCTGCGGCGCGGACGCGGTGGTGCTCGGCACGCCGCTGGCGCTGGCGGCCGAGGCGCTGGGCAACGGGTGGTTCTGGCCGGCGGCTGCCGCGCATCCGTCGCTGCCGCGCGGGGCGCTGCTGCAGGTGGCCGACGGGCAGCGCCCGCCGCTGGAGCA
The window above is part of the Mycolicibacterium hassiacum DSM 44199 genome. Proteins encoded here:
- a CDS encoding sigma-70 family RNA polymerase sigma factor, producing the protein MTISGERLDAVVAEAAAGNRDALREVLEIIRPIVVRYCRARIGTAERSGLSADDIAQEVCLAAMTALPRYKDQGRPFLAFVYGIAAHKVADAHRAAARNRSDPMDVVPERISHEAGPEQMVLDAEASARMEKLLSVLPEKQREILILRVIVGMSAEETAAAVGSTAGAVRVAQHRALARLKQEIIAARHGYA
- a CDS encoding anti-sigma-D factor RsdA; this translates as MPDFGRWTGNGGDPSLNEINRTDRFLDALADEQPVYATDPGEAELAQLLAGWRDEVRRAPLRRALTPRDAVIAFEQARAARRRTRASLAVIGSTAAAVLCLGGFGAMVAGAGPGDALYGLRTAIFGERANATRDDAVVLAAQTQLAEVQQLISEGRWDDAQQKLQTLTTTVATVTDAERKQELVSQWQELTVKVEAQDPAATLPPGAPPPEFPELPAVVFDTTRVETTEPPREDPGQSGTPGTRPSAEPRPTEPVPTEPLPTEPLPSSAFPLPTGPLPTRTFLPTPTGPLPTSVPAPTAQLPAPTPTAVPTPTGPLPTSTMPRPTPTEAPEPTVTVPRPTVTSAPPPTIVPPVSKVPLPMPQPTPPPAPNTTIKVDPEIELPIQTRIPVPPTIITQGPTTTVAPEMPR
- a CDS encoding DUF5319 domain-containing protein encodes the protein MRDQLPPGLPPDPFADDPWDPSAALEAIEPGQQLDPEERAAVEADLADLAVYEALLAHKGIRGLVVACDECQQDHYHDWDMLRANLLQLLVDGTVRPHEPAYDPQPDAYVTWDYCRGYADAALNEATPDPDSFR
- the guaB gene encoding IMP dehydrogenase, which encodes MSIAESSLPMTVPVPTGGDDPTKIAMLGLTFDDVLLLPAASDVVPAAADTSSQLTRRIRLKVPLVSSAMDTVTESRMAIAMARVGGMGVLHRNLPVAEQASQVETVKRSEAGMVTDPVTCSPDNTLAEVDAMCARFRISGLPVVDDSGALVGIITNRDMRFEVDKSKPVSEVMTKAPLITAQEGVSAEAALGLLRRHKIEKLPIVDNHGKLVGLITVKDFVKTEQYPNATKDADGRLLVGAAVGVGEDAWARAMTLVDAGVDVLVVDTAHAHNRGVLDMVHRLKTAVGDRVEIIGGNVATRAAAAALVEAGADAVKVGVGPGSICTTRVVAGVGAPQITAILEAVAACKPHGVPVIADGGLQYSGDIAKALAAGASTAMLGSLLAGTAESPGELIYVNGKQYKSYRGMGSLGAMAGRAGQKSFSKDRYFQDDALSEDKLVPEGIEGRVPFRGPLASVIHQLVGGLRAAMGYTGSATIEQLQQAQFVQITAAGLKESHPHDITMTVEAPNYYAR
- a CDS encoding GuaB3 family IMP dehydrogenase-related protein, yielding MRDMVEIGMGRTARRTYELDDINIVPSRRTRSSKDVSTAWQLDAYRFEIPVVSHPTDALVSPEFAIELGRLGGLGILNGEGLIGRHADVEDKIAQVIEAAEKEPSAAIRLLQQLHAAPLDLELLGEAVAKVRDAGVVTAVRVSPQNARALTPALIAAGIDLLVIQGTIVSAERVAKNDDGGEPLNLKTFISELDVPVVAGGVLDHRTALHLMRTGAAGVIVGYGSTQGVTTSDEVLGISVPMATAIADAAAARREYLDETGGRYVHVLADGDIHTSGDLAKAIACGADAVVLGTPLALAAEALGNGWFWPAAAAHPSLPRGALLQVADGQRPPLEQVLNGPSDDPFGSLNLVGGLRRSMAKAGYCDLKEFQKVGLTVGS